The following proteins come from a genomic window of Archocentrus centrarchus isolate MPI-CPG fArcCen1 chromosome 3, fArcCen1, whole genome shotgun sequence:
- the LOC115778134 gene encoding uncharacterized protein LOC115778134 isoform X2: protein MHRQSKEMRALKTENKRLLERIGDLQRSLGVCKRVAAGLRKGPSVLAQPVLHPVRRRKRRRAEASAAAQQEEEEQQQQQQLEEQQQQQLEEQQQLEEEEEQQKEKQESSHGEVDPEQHVEGPEAAEVIELARVETVEVGETEEREQSGSAAAESKTPDASGEGKLCTWSAGSGKGNQMHLLKLPESMSTYLDRFQSFHLHEFGTQKMKEGASSRVSRVKSFLHYMSLGKIRLSDWQFLYDVEKIKAWIREMRNSGKKITTVRYYLHNIAQFLEYLLNVRPKHMKLTLEQNREILQLVEKARKETSRDIVVHQNRVKRKKMDQIPDAETIRTCLRVAPAAISDLLDKLEADSRQTTTRYLLYGYLTAYWACMSGHKPSVFINMKEDEVVASEKKLTDQGVLIRVADHKTTVRFGEANLAVTRAEFDWIRRLLAIKRTVRSRNRYVLFTLGKHPFKNVNRYLQMAWDKMGLKGEINFTLIRTALADGAKSLLPEEQRRKVSFSMCHDTRTADRFYTRNPNLSDAMEVRKTMERMLSGLDLTPTPSRAVALDPKRLTPSEPEDAPGPSDTALPGPSGTAQAKRGGKKTAKRQRETTASSDSDSQEDIKVPYQESGSSMSSLEEMEDSSKEEEDEEDREKIVPVKRQRLSQCAVSISPLKTANLRVQRTREASQKVKRVLRKHTGL from the exons ATGCACAG ACAAAGCAAAGAGATGCGGGCTTTGAAAACCGAAAATAAGCGTCTGCTCGAGAGGATCGGCGACCTCCAGCGGAGCTTAGGTGTGTGCAAGAGGGTGGCGGCGGGGCTGCGCAAGGGACCCTCTGTGTTGGCTCAGCCAGTTCTTCATCCG GTACGAAGGCGAAAGCGAAGGCGGGCGGAGGCGTCAGCAGCagcgcagcaggaggaggaggagcagcagcagcagcagcagctggaggagcagcagcagcagcagctggaggagcagcagcagctggaggaggaggaggagcagcagaaggAGAAGCAGGAATCATCTCACGGGGAGGTGGACCCTGAGCAG CATGTGGAAGGACCCGAAGCGGCGGAGGTCATCGAGCTCGCAAGGGTGGAGACCGTAGAGGTCGGTGAGACGGAGGAGCGAGAGCAGTCGGGAAGTGCAGCTGCCGAGAGCAAAACACCGGACGCTTCGGGGGAAGGAAAGCTCTGTACCTGGTCCGCTGGCTCCGGAAAAGGCAACCAGATGCACTTGCTCAAGCTCCCCGAATCCATGA GCACCTACCTCGACCGCTTCCAGTCCTTCCATTTACACGAGTTTGGGACACAAAAGATGAAGGAGGGGGCGAGCTCCAGGGTCAGCAGAGTCAAGAGTTTCCTGCACTACATGTCCTTAGGCAAAATCCGCCTGTCGGACTGGCAGTTCCTCTACGATGTGGAGAAGATCAAAGC TTGGATACGTGAGATGAGGAACTCGGGCAAGAAAATCACGACCGTCAGGTACTACCTCCACAACATTGCCCAGTTCCTAGAATATCTCCTGAACGTGAGGCCGAAACACATGAAGCTGACCCTGGAGCAAAACCGGGAGATCCTGCAGCTGGTGGAGAAGGCCAGGAAGGAGACGAGCCGCGACATTGTCGTCCACCAGAACCGTGTCAAGCGGAAAAAGATGGACCAGATACCCGACGCCGAGACCATCCGCACCTGCCTGCGCGTGGCTCCGGCCGCCATCTCCGACCTGCTCG ATAAGCTGGAGGCTGACTCCAGGCAAACAACCACCCGCTACCTCCTGTATGGGTACCTGACCGCGTACTGGGCCTGCATGAGCGGCCACAAGCCCAGCGTCTTCATTAATATGAAGGAGGACGAGGTCGTCGCCTCGGAGAAAAAACTGACAGACCAGGGAGTCCTCATTAGG GTGGCTGACCACAAGACCACCGTCAGGTTCGGGGAGGCCAACCTGGCTGTGACTCGTGCTGAATTTGACTGGATCAGGCGTCTTCTGGCTATAAAGCGTACCGTGAGGTCCAGAAATCGCTACGTCCTGTTCACTCTGGGCAAGCATCCCTTCAAAAACGTGAACAGGTACCTCCAGATGGCGTGGGACAAAATGGGCCTAAAGGGGGAAATTAACTTCACCCTCATCAGGACGGCCCTGGCAGACGGC GCAAAGTCGCTGCTGCCCGAGGAGCAGAGACGGAAAGTGTCCTTCTCAATGTGCCACGACACCAGGACGGCTGACCGGTTCTACACCAGGAACCCCAACCTGTCAGACGCCATGGAGGTACGAAAGACCATGGAGAGGATGCTTTCCGGTCTAGACCTCACGCCCACGCCAAGTCGCGCCGTAGCGCTCGACCCAAAACGGCTGACGCCGTCCGAGCCAGAGGACGCACCTGGCCCGTCGGACACCGCCCTTCCCGGCCCAAGCGGAACCGCGCAGGCTAAAAGGGGTGGGAAAAAGACCGCAAAAAGACAGAGGGAGACCACCGCTTCGTCCGACTCCGACTCCCAGGAAGACATCAAGGTGCCGTATCAGGAGTCGGGCTCCTCCATGTCCAGCCTGGAGGAGATGGAGGACTCTtccaaggaggaggaggacgaggaggacaGGGAGAAGATCGTGCCTGTGAAAAGACAGCGATTAAGTCAGTGTGCGGTGAGCATCAGTCCGCTTAAGACGGCAAATCTGAGGGTCCAGAGGACCAGAGAGGCCAGCCAGAAGGTCAAACGTGTGCTTAGGAAACACACTGGCTTGTAG
- the LOC115778134 gene encoding uncharacterized protein LOC115778134 isoform X1, with product MSSSDDRGLCVLCHACVGTLGKHFKNTHKVQHPEERKILINLSKGRINVRCCPCSIPGCNYVPGKHLDRHIDRYHIELSAEAKTRFLKHAKILQATKLLSELRQTNPQPPMVTTLDLEEVEVPEYRTTQPQQEPGPVCGTQSCIELFNRQSKEMRALKTENKRLLERIGDLQRSLGVCKRVAAGLRKGPSVLAQPVLHPVRRRKRRRAEASAAAQQEEEEQQQQQQLEEQQQQQLEEQQQLEEEEEQQKEKQESSHGEVDPEQHVEGPEAAEVIELARVETVEVGETEEREQSGSAAAESKTPDASGEGKLCTWSAGSGKGNQMHLLKLPESMSTYLDRFQSFHLHEFGTQKMKEGASSRVSRVKSFLHYMSLGKIRLSDWQFLYDVEKIKAWIREMRNSGKKITTVRYYLHNIAQFLEYLLNVRPKHMKLTLEQNREILQLVEKARKETSRDIVVHQNRVKRKKMDQIPDAETIRTCLRVAPAAISDLLDKLEADSRQTTTRYLLYGYLTAYWACMSGHKPSVFINMKEDEVVASEKKLTDQGVLIRVADHKTTVRFGEANLAVTRAEFDWIRRLLAIKRTVRSRNRYVLFTLGKHPFKNVNRYLQMAWDKMGLKGEINFTLIRTALADGAKSLLPEEQRRKVSFSMCHDTRTADRFYTRNPNLSDAMEVRKTMERMLSGLDLTPTPSRAVALDPKRLTPSEPEDAPGPSDTALPGPSGTAQAKRGGKKTAKRQRETTASSDSDSQEDIKVPYQESGSSMSSLEEMEDSSKEEEDEEDREKIVPVKRQRLSQCAVSISPLKTANLRVQRTREASQKVKRVLRKHTGL from the exons ATGTCTTCGTCTGACGACCGAGGCTTGTGTGTGCTCTGTCACGCATGTGTTGGCACCCTaggcaaacattttaaaaacacgcATAAAGTTCAACATCCCGAGGAGCGGaaaattttgattaatttgAGCAAAGGCCGTATAAACGTTAGGTGTTGCCCTTGCTCCATTCCCGGGTGCAATTATGTACCCGGGAAACATTTGGACCGGCACATCGACCGGTACCACATCGAGCTCTCTGCGGAAGCAAAGACTCGCTTTTTAAAGCACGCGAAAATCTTACAAGCAACGAAGCTCTTATCAGAGCTTCGACAAACAAACCCTCAGCCTCCCATGGTCACGACGTTGGACCTGGAAGAGGTAGAGGTTCCCGAATATAGAACAACACAACCCCAGCAGGAGCCAGGGCCCGTCTGTGGGACGCAATCTTGCATCGAACTTTTTAACAG ACAAAGCAAAGAGATGCGGGCTTTGAAAACCGAAAATAAGCGTCTGCTCGAGAGGATCGGCGACCTCCAGCGGAGCTTAGGTGTGTGCAAGAGGGTGGCGGCGGGGCTGCGCAAGGGACCCTCTGTGTTGGCTCAGCCAGTTCTTCATCCG GTACGAAGGCGAAAGCGAAGGCGGGCGGAGGCGTCAGCAGCagcgcagcaggaggaggaggagcagcagcagcagcagcagctggaggagcagcagcagcagcagctggaggagcagcagcagctggaggaggaggaggagcagcagaaggAGAAGCAGGAATCATCTCACGGGGAGGTGGACCCTGAGCAG CATGTGGAAGGACCCGAAGCGGCGGAGGTCATCGAGCTCGCAAGGGTGGAGACCGTAGAGGTCGGTGAGACGGAGGAGCGAGAGCAGTCGGGAAGTGCAGCTGCCGAGAGCAAAACACCGGACGCTTCGGGGGAAGGAAAGCTCTGTACCTGGTCCGCTGGCTCCGGAAAAGGCAACCAGATGCACTTGCTCAAGCTCCCCGAATCCATGA GCACCTACCTCGACCGCTTCCAGTCCTTCCATTTACACGAGTTTGGGACACAAAAGATGAAGGAGGGGGCGAGCTCCAGGGTCAGCAGAGTCAAGAGTTTCCTGCACTACATGTCCTTAGGCAAAATCCGCCTGTCGGACTGGCAGTTCCTCTACGATGTGGAGAAGATCAAAGC TTGGATACGTGAGATGAGGAACTCGGGCAAGAAAATCACGACCGTCAGGTACTACCTCCACAACATTGCCCAGTTCCTAGAATATCTCCTGAACGTGAGGCCGAAACACATGAAGCTGACCCTGGAGCAAAACCGGGAGATCCTGCAGCTGGTGGAGAAGGCCAGGAAGGAGACGAGCCGCGACATTGTCGTCCACCAGAACCGTGTCAAGCGGAAAAAGATGGACCAGATACCCGACGCCGAGACCATCCGCACCTGCCTGCGCGTGGCTCCGGCCGCCATCTCCGACCTGCTCG ATAAGCTGGAGGCTGACTCCAGGCAAACAACCACCCGCTACCTCCTGTATGGGTACCTGACCGCGTACTGGGCCTGCATGAGCGGCCACAAGCCCAGCGTCTTCATTAATATGAAGGAGGACGAGGTCGTCGCCTCGGAGAAAAAACTGACAGACCAGGGAGTCCTCATTAGG GTGGCTGACCACAAGACCACCGTCAGGTTCGGGGAGGCCAACCTGGCTGTGACTCGTGCTGAATTTGACTGGATCAGGCGTCTTCTGGCTATAAAGCGTACCGTGAGGTCCAGAAATCGCTACGTCCTGTTCACTCTGGGCAAGCATCCCTTCAAAAACGTGAACAGGTACCTCCAGATGGCGTGGGACAAAATGGGCCTAAAGGGGGAAATTAACTTCACCCTCATCAGGACGGCCCTGGCAGACGGC GCAAAGTCGCTGCTGCCCGAGGAGCAGAGACGGAAAGTGTCCTTCTCAATGTGCCACGACACCAGGACGGCTGACCGGTTCTACACCAGGAACCCCAACCTGTCAGACGCCATGGAGGTACGAAAGACCATGGAGAGGATGCTTTCCGGTCTAGACCTCACGCCCACGCCAAGTCGCGCCGTAGCGCTCGACCCAAAACGGCTGACGCCGTCCGAGCCAGAGGACGCACCTGGCCCGTCGGACACCGCCCTTCCCGGCCCAAGCGGAACCGCGCAGGCTAAAAGGGGTGGGAAAAAGACCGCAAAAAGACAGAGGGAGACCACCGCTTCGTCCGACTCCGACTCCCAGGAAGACATCAAGGTGCCGTATCAGGAGTCGGGCTCCTCCATGTCCAGCCTGGAGGAGATGGAGGACTCTtccaaggaggaggaggacgaggaggacaGGGAGAAGATCGTGCCTGTGAAAAGACAGCGATTAAGTCAGTGTGCGGTGAGCATCAGTCCGCTTAAGACGGCAAATCTGAGGGTCCAGAGGACCAGAGAGGCCAGCCAGAAGGTCAAACGTGTGCTTAGGAAACACACTGGCTTGTAG